A part of Desulfoplanes formicivorans genomic DNA contains:
- the smpB gene encoding SsrA-binding protein SmpB yields the protein MTKQSGKIKIIGQNRKARHLYELVEFVEAGMVLTGSEVKSLREGRISFMDGYVQFEHGEAFLVGVHIAEYENAGYAQHRPDRPRKLLLHKREIEGLMKKVEQKGLTVVPTKIYFKNGRIKLELALGRGKKLHDRRQDLKERAVKRDTARELASRG from the coding sequence ATGACAAAACAATCAGGCAAGATAAAAATCATCGGACAGAACAGGAAGGCCCGTCATCTCTACGAGCTGGTGGAATTTGTTGAAGCCGGCATGGTCTTGACCGGTTCCGAGGTCAAATCCCTGCGCGAGGGACGGATCAGCTTCATGGACGGGTACGTGCAATTCGAACACGGGGAGGCCTTTCTTGTGGGCGTGCACATTGCCGAGTATGAAAATGCGGGATACGCCCAGCATCGCCCGGATCGGCCGCGCAAGCTTCTTTTGCACAAGCGGGAAATAGAGGGGTTGATGAAAAAGGTGGAGCAAAAAGGGCTGACCGTAGTGCCGACGAAAATCTATTTCAAGAACGGACGGATCAAACTGGAACTCGCCCTGGGCCGGGGCAAGAAGCTCCACGATCGCAGACAGGATCTCAAGGAACGCGCGGTCAAGCGGGACACGGCCCGTGAACTGGCCAGCAGAGGGTGA
- a CDS encoding PTS system mannose/fructose/sorbose family transporter subunit IID — MAGQHRMPGLMARTGVIMACREASVFVRMFLRTYLVGGCINTRGMQNIGLSYAMDPGLRFLYASADDLQKARKRYLKVYNTHPCWTPLLVGLFFYIEQKIHKGLLPPKALSQMKGTIAFTLSAVGDSLFGGSIYVLWSLSTMILLAAGLPWLALGWALLWMGILEAFKLYTFWKGVSEGIAFLTRLRSWNLIDWSGRIKALNVLLLFVFWIVVWPGRMTPVSWMTGTGMVLLVACLATLFYRARDAIMIALAALLWAVPVLVPYLEDMPLPW, encoded by the coding sequence ATGGCCGGACAACATCGGATGCCGGGTCTCATGGCCCGGACCGGAGTGATCATGGCCTGTAGGGAAGCCAGCGTATTCGTGCGCATGTTTCTGCGCACCTATCTGGTCGGCGGGTGTATCAACACCCGGGGGATGCAGAATATCGGCCTTTCCTATGCCATGGACCCGGGTCTGCGCTTTCTGTATGCCTCGGCCGATGACCTGCAAAAAGCCAGAAAAAGATATCTCAAGGTCTACAACACCCATCCCTGCTGGACCCCCCTGCTGGTTGGCCTGTTTTTCTACATCGAGCAAAAGATCCATAAAGGCCTGCTTCCTCCCAAGGCCCTTTCCCAGATGAAGGGCACCATCGCCTTTACCCTGTCGGCCGTGGGCGATTCCCTGTTTGGAGGAAGCATCTATGTGCTCTGGTCCTTGTCGACCATGATCCTGCTTGCGGCCGGCTTGCCCTGGTTGGCCCTTGGCTGGGCCCTTTTGTGGATGGGGATCCTTGAGGCATTCAAGCTCTATACCTTCTGGAAGGGGGTCAGTGAGGGGATAGCCTTTCTGACCCGGCTCAGGTCATGGAATCTGATTGACTGGTCTGGTCGGATCAAGGCCCTGAATGTCCTGCTCCTTTTTGTTTTCTGGATCGTTGTCTGGCCAGGAAGAATGACCCCGGTTTCCTGGATGACCGGAACAGGCATGGTGTTGCTGGTGGCCTGTCTGGCCACTCTGTTTTATCGGGCCCGTGACGCCATCATGATCGCCCTGGCGGCTCTGCTTTGGGCCGTGCCCGTTCTCGTCCCGTACCTGGAGGACATGCCATTGCCGTGGTAA
- a CDS encoding ribonuclease HII, with amino-acid sequence MNLFVSPTIPPPEQVAGVDEAGRGCLAGPVVAAAVILPADYDLPGLTDSKQLTLAGRQRLEPLIRDQAVAWSLGLSWPREIESINILRASLVAMRRAVCTLRTVPAYVLVDGNQKIPFSLPQESVIGGDAKVPCISAASVLAKTFRDRLMVHLDRRYPGYGFAEHKGYGTRAHQALLAGKGPCPMHRTTFRGVAPRSCSKEKALCLPGLEK; translated from the coding sequence ATGAATCTTTTTGTCAGCCCGACAATCCCGCCTCCTGAGCAGGTGGCCGGGGTGGACGAGGCCGGTCGGGGATGCCTTGCCGGTCCGGTTGTGGCTGCGGCCGTGATTCTTCCTGCTGACTACGATCTCCCCGGATTGACGGACTCCAAGCAGCTCACCCTTGCCGGGCGACAGCGTCTTGAACCTCTCATCAGGGATCAGGCTGTTGCCTGGTCCCTGGGATTGTCCTGGCCCAGGGAAATCGAATCCATCAACATCCTGCGTGCCTCCCTTGTTGCCATGCGTCGGGCCGTGTGTACCCTGCGGACCGTGCCTGCCTATGTTCTGGTTGACGGGAACCAGAAAATCCCCTTTTCTCTCCCCCAGGAATCTGTTATCGGCGGCGATGCCAAGGTGCCCTGCATTTCTGCTGCCTCGGTCCTGGCCAAGACCTTCAGGGACCGGCTCATGGTCCATCTGGATCGCCGGTATCCCGGATATGGGTTTGCCGAGCACAAGGGGTACGGCACCAGGGCTCACCAGGCCCTTCTGGCGGGAAAGGGGCCTTGTCCCATGCACAGGACGACCTTTCGGGGGGTCGCACCGCGATCTTGTTCCAAGGAGAAAGCATTATGTCTTCCGGGGCTGGAGAAGTAG
- the secA gene encoding preprotein translocase subunit SecA, with amino-acid sequence MFGIVKKVFGSKNERFLRKLRPLVERINQLESTVTGLEDQEFPARIAAWKEEVAQGRSLDDLLPEVYALVREAGKRVLNMRHFDCQLVGGIILHQGKIAEMKTGEGKTLVATLPVVLNALVGKGVHLVTVNDYLAKRDAQWMGQLYNFLGLSVGVIVHGLDDAQRKEAYNADITYGTNNEFGFDYLRDNMKFYKEQLVQRDLHYAIVDEVDSILIDEARTPLIISGPGEESTSLYGRINAIIPLLKKETHYTVDEKAKTAMLTDEGVARCEEILKVDNLFDPANITLQHHILQALKAHAMFARDVDYIVKDGQVVIVDEFTGRLMPGRRYSDGLHQALEAKEHVKVEAENQTLASITFQNYFRMYDKLAGMTGTADTEAVEFRQIYDLDVMVVPTNKPMQRKDFPDAVYRNQDEKYAAIVQEISKLHRKGQPVLVGTTSIEKSELISSQLKKLHIPHSVLNAKQHEKEAEIVAEAGQKGKVTIATNMAGRGTDIVLGEGVREVGGLHILGTERHESRRIDNQLRGRSGRQGDPGSSRFFLALDDDLLRLFGSDRIAGLMDKLGMEEGQSIENAMISRAIENAQRKVEGHNFDIRKQLLEYDDVMNQQRTVIYSLRRDLMTTDDMEQVIDEFMEDVLDEVYAPVDPSNKDASDAEIRAMVRSKLDEIFNLRRADHSKELPPREKAVEGIKSLLADLKKDAGDQYAEILRFFLLDSLDRNWKEHLLNMDHLKEGIGLRGYGQKDPKQEYKREGFSLFQDLLFRIKENTFQPLTRLQVQTVREEEFKHEEQKDLQYAGGEESAQEKKTPKRRSAPKVGRNDPCPCGSGKKYKHCCGR; translated from the coding sequence ATGTTTGGAATTGTCAAAAAAGTCTTTGGATCGAAAAACGAGCGGTTTTTAAGGAAGCTTCGTCCCCTGGTGGAACGGATCAATCAGCTTGAGTCCACGGTTACCGGTCTTGAAGATCAGGAATTTCCGGCCAGGATCGCTGCCTGGAAAGAGGAGGTTGCCCAGGGCAGATCCCTGGATGACCTCCTCCCCGAGGTGTATGCTCTGGTGCGCGAAGCAGGCAAGCGGGTGCTGAACATGCGCCATTTTGACTGCCAGCTGGTGGGGGGAATCATCCTGCACCAGGGAAAGATTGCGGAAATGAAGACCGGTGAGGGGAAAACCCTGGTGGCCACCCTGCCCGTTGTCCTGAATGCTCTTGTGGGCAAGGGCGTGCATCTGGTCACGGTGAACGACTATCTGGCCAAGCGTGATGCCCAGTGGATGGGCCAGCTGTACAATTTCCTCGGCCTGTCCGTTGGGGTCATTGTTCATGGCCTTGACGATGCCCAGCGTAAGGAAGCGTACAATGCAGACATCACCTACGGGACGAACAACGAGTTCGGGTTTGATTATCTTCGCGACAACATGAAGTTCTACAAGGAACAGCTGGTGCAGCGCGATCTGCACTACGCCATTGTGGACGAAGTGGACTCCATTCTCATTGACGAGGCCAGAACACCGCTGATCATTTCCGGGCCCGGCGAGGAATCCACCTCTCTGTACGGACGCATCAACGCGATCATCCCTCTGCTCAAGAAAGAGACCCATTACACCGTGGACGAAAAGGCCAAGACCGCCATGCTCACGGACGAGGGTGTGGCTAGGTGCGAAGAGATCCTCAAGGTGGACAACCTGTTTGATCCGGCCAACATCACCCTGCAGCACCACATTCTCCAGGCGCTCAAGGCCCATGCCATGTTTGCCCGTGACGTGGATTACATTGTCAAGGACGGTCAGGTGGTCATTGTGGACGAATTCACCGGCCGTCTCATGCCGGGCCGGCGGTACAGCGACGGGTTGCACCAGGCATTGGAGGCCAAGGAACACGTCAAGGTGGAGGCCGAGAACCAGACCCTGGCCTCCATCACCTTTCAGAATTATTTTCGCATGTATGACAAACTTGCCGGTATGACAGGTACGGCTGATACCGAAGCGGTTGAATTCCGGCAGATTTATGATCTGGACGTCATGGTCGTCCCCACCAACAAACCCATGCAGCGCAAGGACTTTCCTGATGCGGTCTACCGCAACCAGGACGAGAAGTACGCGGCCATTGTCCAGGAAATCAGCAAGTTGCATCGCAAGGGACAGCCTGTGCTGGTGGGAACAACATCCATTGAAAAATCAGAGCTCATTTCCAGTCAGCTCAAGAAGCTGCATATTCCCCATTCCGTGCTCAACGCCAAACAGCACGAAAAAGAGGCCGAGATCGTGGCCGAGGCCGGTCAGAAGGGCAAGGTAACCATCGCCACCAACATGGCCGGTCGTGGTACGGATATCGTTCTTGGAGAGGGTGTCCGGGAAGTGGGCGGATTGCACATTCTGGGGACGGAACGGCACGAGTCCAGGCGTATTGACAATCAGCTGCGTGGACGAAGCGGCCGTCAGGGCGATCCGGGATCGTCCCGGTTTTTCCTGGCCCTGGATGACGATCTGCTCAGGCTTTTTGGTTCGGACCGCATTGCCGGGCTCATGGACAAGCTGGGCATGGAAGAAGGCCAATCCATTGAAAACGCCATGATCTCCCGGGCCATTGAAAACGCCCAGCGCAAGGTCGAGGGACACAACTTCGACATCCGCAAGCAGCTTCTGGAATATGACGATGTCATGAACCAGCAGCGTACGGTCATCTATTCCCTGCGCCGGGACCTCATGACCACCGATGACATGGAGCAGGTCATCGACGAGTTCATGGAAGATGTTCTGGACGAGGTGTATGCCCCTGTTGATCCAAGTAACAAGGACGCCTCGGATGCCGAGATCCGGGCCATGGTTCGCAGCAAGCTTGACGAGATTTTCAACCTGCGCCGTGCCGATCATTCCAAGGAACTGCCTCCTCGCGAAAAAGCCGTGGAAGGGATCAAATCCCTGCTTGCCGACCTGAAAAAGGATGCCGGGGACCAGTATGCCGAGATTTTGCGGTTCTTTCTGCTGGACAGCCTGGATCGCAACTGGAAGGAACATCTTCTGAACATGGATCACCTCAAGGAGGGGATCGGGCTTCGGGGATACGGTCAGAAGGATCCCAAACAGGAATACAAGCGCGAAGGGTTCAGCCTGTTCCAGGATCTGCTTTTCAGGATCAAGGAGAATACCTTCCAGCCTCTGACCAGGCTGCAGGTGCAGACGGTTCGGGAAGAGGAGTTCAAGCACGAGGAGCAAAAGGATCTGCAGTATGCCGGCGGGGAAGAATCCGCCCAGGAAAAAAAGACGCCCAAACGTCGCTCTGCCCCCAAGGTGGGGCGCAATGATCCCTGTCCCTGCGGGAGCGGCAAGAAGTACAAGCATTGCTGCGGGCGGTAA
- a CDS encoding YraN family protein, which produces MSSGAGEVGRYGEDVACSYLVEHGYCILERNWRTRQGEIDIICSRGGELVFVEVKSRGSGSLGEPGEAVDVRKKTRLVRAACAYLSAKAMWETPSRFDLVGLRMHPDHVEVEHEKNVIDASEIMGGGHTPWQPW; this is translated from the coding sequence ATGTCTTCCGGGGCTGGAGAAGTAGGACGGTATGGAGAGGATGTCGCCTGCAGCTATCTGGTTGAACATGGGTATTGCATTCTTGAGCGCAATTGGCGAACCAGGCAGGGAGAAATCGATATTATCTGCTCTCGCGGCGGAGAACTGGTTTTTGTTGAGGTCAAATCCCGCGGATCCGGCTCGTTGGGTGAGCCGGGCGAAGCCGTGGATGTTCGCAAGAAGACCCGGCTGGTCAGGGCTGCCTGTGCCTATTTGAGCGCAAAGGCCATGTGGGAGACGCCGTCCCGGTTCGATCTGGTCGGACTCCGCATGCATCCGGACCATGTGGAGGTGGAACACGAGAAAAATGTCATTGACGCAAGCGAAATTATGGGTGGTGGCCACACCCCTTGGCAACCCTGGTGA
- the rplS gene encoding 50S ribosomal protein L19, which produces MDRIRAIEREHMRYDVPAFKAGDTVRVHVRIIEGEKERTQVFQGTVLRLNRGKTNASFVVRKISDGVGVERVFPLHSPAIDRIEVVSEGKVRQGRIYYLRKLKGKAARIKSKNSWN; this is translated from the coding sequence ATGGATAGAATCAGAGCGATTGAAAGAGAACACATGCGCTATGACGTGCCCGCCTTCAAGGCCGGCGACACGGTTCGGGTTCACGTGCGCATCATTGAGGGGGAAAAGGAACGGACCCAGGTTTTCCAGGGAACAGTTCTGCGGCTCAACCGTGGCAAGACCAATGCCAGCTTTGTGGTTCGCAAAATTTCCGACGGCGTGGGTGTTGAAAGGGTTTTCCCCCTGCACTCGCCGGCCATCGACCGCATTGAGGTGGTGAGCGAGGGCAAGGTTCGTCAGGGACGGATCTACTACCTGCGCAAGCTCAAGGGAAAAGCCGCCCGGATCAAGAGCAAGAACAGCTGGAACTAG
- a CDS encoding NAD(P)/FAD-dependent oxidoreductase: MTPSIIIIGGGAAGLMAGIAAARQGHPVTILEKKDRVGRKLAITGKGRCNVCNTAPMKEAIDHFFPSGKFLYQCFSRFYTPDLIALLEENQVRLKTERGGRMFPQSDKAADIIAALARSFTRLGGVIRTSVPVKALLIEDSFCRGVITQSGQEIRAAATILTTGGASYPATGSTGDGYRLAAMAGHTIVPIRPALVPVVTAGDLAKRLQGLALKNVQVTVWMDGKKTDSLFGEMLFTHFGVSGPIILSLSHAMVQGLGAGKDVQLTIDLKPALDHKQLDARLLRDMDTFGKKKTRTLLKGLLPASLIPVCLDELGFDPDVPAHQITSGMRKKLRNWLKEFRLDVTGHRPLREAIVTAGGIATKEIDPKTMRSKICSGLLCAGEVLDIQADTGGFNLMAAFSTGWMAGASAVNG; the protein is encoded by the coding sequence ATGACACCATCCATTATCATTATCGGCGGCGGGGCCGCCGGGCTCATGGCCGGGATTGCCGCGGCCCGTCAGGGACATCCGGTCACCATTCTCGAGAAAAAGGATCGGGTCGGGCGCAAGCTGGCCATTACGGGCAAGGGGCGGTGCAATGTGTGCAATACGGCTCCCATGAAAGAGGCCATTGACCATTTTTTCCCCAGCGGCAAATTTCTCTATCAATGCTTTTCCCGTTTTTACACCCCGGACCTGATCGCCCTGCTGGAGGAGAATCAGGTTCGGCTGAAGACCGAACGGGGAGGGCGCATGTTCCCCCAAAGCGACAAGGCTGCAGACATCATCGCCGCCCTGGCTCGCTCTTTTACCCGCCTTGGCGGGGTCATCAGAACCTCAGTGCCGGTCAAGGCCCTGCTCATTGAGGACTCCTTCTGTCGCGGGGTGATCACCCAGTCCGGGCAGGAGATCAGGGCCGCTGCAACCATCCTGACAACCGGAGGGGCCTCCTATCCGGCAACCGGTTCCACCGGAGACGGATACCGCCTTGCGGCCATGGCCGGGCACACCATTGTGCCCATCCGGCCGGCCCTGGTTCCTGTGGTCACGGCCGGGGATCTGGCCAAGCGATTGCAGGGATTGGCCCTTAAAAACGTCCAGGTGACCGTGTGGATGGACGGCAAAAAAACCGATTCCCTGTTTGGTGAGATGCTCTTCACCCATTTCGGGGTGTCAGGACCGATCATCCTGAGCCTGAGTCACGCCATGGTGCAGGGACTGGGAGCAGGTAAAGACGTGCAACTCACCATTGATCTCAAACCCGCCCTGGATCACAAGCAGCTCGATGCCCGGCTGCTGCGCGACATGGATACCTTTGGGAAGAAAAAGACCAGGACCCTGCTCAAGGGGCTTTTGCCCGCATCGCTCATTCCCGTGTGCCTGGATGAACTCGGTTTTGATCCGGATGTGCCTGCCCATCAGATTACGTCCGGGATGCGCAAAAAACTGCGCAACTGGCTCAAGGAATTTCGTCTGGATGTCACGGGTCATCGCCCTCTGCGAGAGGCCATTGTCACGGCCGGGGGTATCGCAACCAAAGAGATCGATCCCAAGACCATGCGATCCAAGATCTGTTCTGGCCTCTTGTGTGCCGGAGAGGTTCTGGACATTCAGGCCGATACCGGAGGCTTCAATCTCATGGCCGCCTTTTCCACTGGATGGATGGCGGGCGCGAGTGCCGTGAATGGGTGA
- a CDS encoding HPr family phosphocarrier protein, translating to MACNHALHLVLAVEEDIRSGYVCDAVVQEQIISVRNELGIHARPAAQIAQAAQKYAAAVKIALDDREIDAKSILDILSLAAPRGTDLCIKARGHDAREAVTHIVRLFEDRFGEDR from the coding sequence ATGGCATGCAATCATGCGCTGCACTTGGTGCTGGCGGTGGAAGAAGATATTCGGAGTGGTTACGTGTGTGATGCTGTTGTTCAGGAACAAATCATAAGTGTGCGCAATGAACTCGGGATTCATGCCCGACCTGCAGCCCAGATAGCCCAGGCCGCCCAGAAATACGCTGCCGCCGTGAAGATTGCCCTGGACGATCGGGAAATCGATGCCAAATCCATTCTGGATATTTTGAGCCTGGCCGCTCCCAGGGGCACGGATTTGTGCATCAAGGCCCGGGGGCATGATGCCCGCGAGGCCGTGACCCACATTGTTCGTCTTTTCGAGGACCGTTTCGGAGAGGATCGCTGA
- the rsmI gene encoding 16S rRNA (cytidine(1402)-2'-O)-methyltransferase encodes MSLTQAKLWVVATPLGNPGDMSPRAVKTLESAGLILAEDTRRAGLLCQRLGIDHGRMVSSFDHNENSRIPLVLETLAQGRDVALISDAGTPLIADPGYVIVRACRQAGFPVSPVPGPCAPIAALMTCGLPSTPFTFLGFLPRKPNDIRATLTPFADVQTTLVFFERKNRLAVSLGVAREVLGGRLYCVARELTKTHEECITGSLDNDQDLERLATMDIRGECTVVIGPADVSRTRSDESRVRDILREELAQGGKPRAVAKRVAARVSGWSAKDVYAMQQVVHGRTTSDAGSHGPDRSDHGL; translated from the coding sequence ATGTCATTGACGCAAGCGAAATTATGGGTGGTGGCCACACCCCTTGGCAACCCTGGTGACATGTCCCCGAGGGCGGTCAAAACATTGGAATCGGCAGGACTCATCCTTGCCGAGGATACAAGGCGTGCCGGGTTGCTGTGCCAGCGCCTGGGCATTGACCATGGACGCATGGTCAGTTCGTTTGATCACAATGAAAACTCGCGTATCCCCCTGGTTCTGGAAACCCTGGCCCAGGGTAGGGATGTGGCCCTGATATCCGATGCGGGCACCCCCCTTATTGCCGACCCGGGATACGTCATCGTCAGGGCCTGCAGACAGGCCGGATTTCCTGTTTCTCCGGTGCCTGGACCCTGTGCACCCATTGCCGCGCTCATGACCTGCGGTTTGCCCTCGACGCCGTTTACCTTTCTGGGGTTCCTACCCCGCAAGCCAAACGATATCCGTGCAACCCTGACTCCGTTTGCCGACGTTCAAACAACCCTTGTTTTTTTTGAGCGCAAGAATCGGCTTGCTGTGTCTCTGGGAGTGGCCCGTGAGGTCCTGGGCGGGCGGTTGTACTGCGTGGCCAGGGAGTTGACCAAAACCCACGAGGAGTGCATCACGGGATCCTTGGACAATGATCAGGATCTTGAGCGTTTGGCGACCATGGATATCAGGGGCGAGTGTACCGTGGTCATCGGCCCTGCCGATGTATCCCGGACGCGATCCGACGAATCCCGTGTTCGTGATATCCTGCGCGAGGAACTTGCCCAGGGCGGGAAACCGCGCGCCGTGGCCAAACGGGTAGCAGCCCGGGTCAGTGGCTGGTCGGCCAAGGATGTGTATGCCATGCAGCAGGTGGTGCATGGCCGGACAACATCGGATGCCGGGTCTCATGGCCCGGACCGGAGTGATCATGGCCTGTAG
- the ptsP gene encoding phosphoenolpyruvate--protein phosphotransferase, with protein MAKRVLTGIPVSSGIAIGRAFFLNKNRMSQAPRQTIREELVAQEQARLQTAIGLAFEELERIRINVPRELQEHGALIDSYLMILKDRKLSQSAMNYIADLRINAEWALEKAVADVEKMFSAIDDEYIRARMQDVRLVSQRVMNQLAGQDQEMTGVSHRVILMAHDLTAADTIELEVNKIMAFATAMGGKTSHAGILARSLQIPAVVGVEELEGIIEDDQIVILDGFNGRILIQPTEDELGKYTDLQYRFEEYQRSLSRVCHLPGETRDGYRVNVHANIELFEEVTSVLDNGGEGIGLYRTEYNYMNRPSFPDEKELTEIYSDLAALVAPSKVVIRTLDLGADKISFFGSLEEANPAMGLRAVRFCMSHKEIFRTQLRAILRAGIAGNVSIMFPMITGLQELKEVKSFYFQVKEELRKEGVAYNPDIPLGIMVEVPAAVTVADSLAEEVDFFSIGTNDLIQYCLGIDRTNKHVDYLYQPLHPAVVKSIKSVIDAAHQAGIEVSVCGEMAADPFCVPILMGMQVDSISLTPQAIPGIKRIIRQVTMEDCKYLLKEVLESDSVAGSNVLVREMIFRRFPDELMFYTSLLDGNR; from the coding sequence ATGGCAAAACGCGTACTGACCGGCATACCCGTATCTTCGGGAATTGCCATAGGCAGGGCTTTTTTCCTGAACAAGAACAGGATGTCCCAGGCCCCCCGCCAGACTATCAGGGAAGAACTTGTTGCCCAGGAACAGGCACGGCTGCAAACCGCCATTGGTCTTGCGTTTGAAGAGCTCGAGAGGATCCGCATCAATGTTCCCCGTGAGCTTCAGGAACATGGCGCCCTCATTGATTCATATTTGATGATTCTAAAGGACCGCAAGCTCAGCCAAAGCGCCATGAACTACATTGCCGACCTGCGGATCAATGCGGAATGGGCCCTTGAAAAGGCCGTGGCCGATGTTGAAAAGATGTTCAGCGCCATTGACGACGAGTACATTCGGGCGCGCATGCAGGATGTCAGGCTGGTTTCCCAGCGGGTCATGAATCAGTTGGCCGGGCAGGACCAGGAGATGACCGGGGTGAGCCACAGGGTCATTCTCATGGCCCATGACCTGACGGCAGCCGATACCATTGAGCTGGAAGTGAACAAGATCATGGCCTTTGCCACGGCCATGGGGGGCAAGACGTCCCATGCCGGGATTCTGGCCAGGTCCCTGCAGATTCCGGCGGTCGTGGGTGTGGAGGAACTGGAAGGCATCATTGAGGACGATCAGATCGTCATCCTTGACGGATTCAACGGGCGCATCCTTATCCAGCCCACCGAAGACGAACTGGGCAAGTACACGGATCTCCAATACCGGTTCGAGGAGTATCAGCGCAGTCTTTCCCGTGTCTGCCATCTTCCCGGGGAAACACGGGACGGATACCGGGTCAACGTTCATGCCAATATCGAGCTTTTTGAAGAAGTCACCTCGGTCCTGGACAATGGGGGGGAAGGAATCGGGCTGTACAGGACCGAGTACAATTACATGAATCGGCCCTCCTTTCCCGATGAAAAAGAGCTGACCGAAATTTACAGCGATCTGGCCGCATTGGTGGCCCCGTCCAAGGTGGTTATTCGCACGCTGGATCTGGGTGCGGACAAGATCTCCTTTTTTGGTTCCCTGGAGGAGGCCAATCCGGCCATGGGGCTTCGGGCGGTGCGCTTTTGCATGTCCCACAAGGAAATTTTCAGAACCCAGCTTCGGGCCATTCTTCGTGCCGGAATTGCGGGCAATGTGTCCATCATGTTTCCCATGATCACCGGGCTTCAGGAGCTCAAGGAAGTCAAGTCCTTTTACTTCCAGGTCAAGGAGGAGCTGCGCAAGGAAGGGGTTGCCTACAACCCCGACATTCCCCTGGGGATCATGGTCGAGGTGCCTGCAGCCGTGACAGTGGCCGATTCCCTGGCCGAGGAAGTGGATTTCTTTTCCATCGGAACCAACGATCTCATCCAGTATTGTCTGGGCATTGACCGCACCAACAAACATGTGGACTATCTGTACCAGCCCCTGCACCCGGCCGTGGTCAAAAGTATCAAGTCGGTCATTGATGCCGCCCATCAGGCCGGGATCGAGGTCAGCGTGTGCGGTGAGATGGCGGCCGACCCCTTTTGCGTGCCCATTCTCATGGGCATGCAGGTGGACAGCATCAGCCTGACGCCACAGGCCATTCCCGGGATCAAGCGGATCATTCGCCAGGTGACCATGGAAGACTGCAAGTATCTCTTAAAGGAAGTGCTGGAAAGCGATTCCGTGGCCGGAAGCAATGTCCTGGTCAGGGAGATGATTTTTCGACGGTTCCCCGACGAGCTCATGTTTTACACCTCGTTGCTGGATGGGAACAGATAG